One genomic segment of Dehalogenimonas alkenigignens includes these proteins:
- a CDS encoding elongator complex protein 3, whose translation MKKLTRTISGVTPVAVMSRPAPCPGRCIYCPDFENTPRSYTPHSPAVIRAAASGYDAVAQTATRLRILADMGHPTDKIELIIMGGTFLSTPLDYQDSFIKGCFDALNNTKSETLEEAQHCNETAFHRAVGLCIETRPDVCDVGEIARMIGWGVTRVELGVQTLDEEVFRIVNRGHSTVDVVKATARLRQAGLKVHYHWMPGLPGSKPENDLALTRELFENPDFRPDGLKIYPTMVVENTELQRWHAEGRYEPYPDEVMTGLIAEMKKLVPPYVRISRVLRDIPAEYITGGLKNSMRDTVQQRLEEQGTSCRCIRCRELGHRQRLVVKAGLPSLRRLDYEASGGQEVFLSFEDDSDTLYGLLRLRVQQGAPAMLAGGDGVFPLIRELHVYGPELSLGKRDTASAQHRGYGRELVREAEKIARDEFGASSLAVLSGVGARRYYHDLGYILDSSYMVKRFNPY comes from the coding sequence GGCCGTCATGAGCAGGCCAGCGCCGTGCCCCGGTCGATGCATCTATTGTCCAGATTTTGAAAATACTCCCCGCAGCTATACACCACATTCTCCGGCGGTGATACGGGCGGCCGCCAGCGGTTATGACGCGGTGGCTCAAACCGCGACCCGGTTAAGAATACTCGCGGACATGGGGCACCCCACTGATAAAATCGAGCTTATTATCATGGGCGGCACTTTCCTATCGACTCCGCTGGATTATCAGGACTCATTCATCAAAGGCTGTTTCGACGCGCTCAACAACACAAAGAGTGAAACGCTGGAAGAAGCACAGCATTGTAATGAGACTGCTTTCCATCGCGCCGTGGGTCTTTGCATCGAAACTCGGCCGGATGTCTGCGACGTCGGCGAAATCGCCCGCATGATCGGCTGGGGCGTGACCAGAGTAGAACTGGGCGTTCAGACGCTCGACGAAGAAGTCTTCCGCATCGTCAATCGCGGTCACTCCACTGTCGATGTCGTTAAAGCCACCGCCCGGTTGCGGCAGGCCGGGCTTAAGGTTCACTATCATTGGATGCCAGGACTACCAGGGTCAAAGCCTGAAAACGACCTCGCATTGACCAGGGAGTTATTCGAAAATCCAGATTTTCGGCCGGACGGGTTGAAGATCTATCCGACGATGGTGGTCGAAAACACCGAACTGCAGCGTTGGCACGCAGAAGGGCGTTATGAGCCGTACCCCGATGAGGTGATGACCGGACTCATCGCCGAGATGAAAAAATTGGTGCCGCCGTATGTCCGCATCTCCCGCGTACTGCGGGACATCCCAGCCGAATACATCACAGGGGGCTTGAAAAATTCCATGCGGGACACAGTTCAGCAAAGGCTTGAAGAGCAAGGAACGTCGTGTCGCTGCATTCGATGCCGTGAATTAGGCCATCGTCAGCGACTGGTGGTGAAGGCTGGGCTGCCGTCACTGCGACGACTGGACTATGAGGCATCTGGCGGCCAAGAGGTTTTCCTGTCGTTTGAAGATGACAGCGACACGCTTTACGGATTGTTAAGATTACGGGTACAGCAGGGCGCACCTGCCATGCTTGCCGGAGGTGACGGTGTGTTTCCTTTAATCCGGGAATTGCATGTTTACGGGCCTGAATTGTCCTTAGGCAAACGTGACACTGCCTCAGCCCAGCATCGGGGCTACGGCAGGGAATTGGTACGCGAGGCTGAGAAGATTGCCCGAGACGAATTTGGCGCCAGCAGTCTGGCGGTCTTGTCCGGCGTTGGGGCGAGAAGGTATTACCATGACTTGGGATATATACTTGACTCCAGCTACATGGTGAAGCGCTTTAACCCCTACTAA
- a CDS encoding 4Fe-4S dicluster domain-containing protein, with product MNESPAVAEYELVPGHISEFASGIKALHGVDVNLCYQCRKCTSGCPLTEFMDMTPTQVIHAVRLGLKDMVLNTNTYWLCVACGTCTARCPQETGLLKVMDALANIAIKEGIAPKERAIAEFYKTGLSIIENFGMMYEAGVAGLLSLKTGNIGRDARVGLRMMKKGKLDVMPHFQNSREMKKLFKKVAKKEQELARS from the coding sequence ATGAACGAATCGCCGGCCGTTGCTGAATACGAACTAGTCCCGGGGCACATCAGCGAATTTGCCTCAGGGATCAAAGCGCTGCATGGTGTAGATGTTAACCTCTGCTATCAATGTCGCAAGTGTACCTCGGGCTGTCCACTCACCGAGTTCATGGACATGACGCCGACACAGGTCATCCACGCAGTCCGCCTCGGACTCAAAGATATGGTACTGAATACCAACACCTACTGGCTTTGCGTCGCCTGCGGCACCTGCACCGCTCGCTGCCCCCAGGAAACAGGTTTACTTAAGGTCATGGACGCCCTGGCCAATATCGCCATCAAGGAAGGTATTGCTCCAAAAGAACGGGCCATCGCCGAGTTCTATAAGACAGGCCTTTCGATCATCGAGAATTTCGGCATGATGTATGAGGCAGGGGTCGCCGGGCTCCTCAGCCTCAAGACCGGCAACATCGGTCGTGATGCCAGAGTGGGTCTCCGAATGATGAAAAAGGGCAAATTGGACGTCATGCCCCATTTCCAGAACTCCCGGGAGATGAAAAAGCTCTTCAAGAAGGTAGCCAAGAAAGAACAGGAGTTGGCTCGGTCTTGA
- a CDS encoding CoB--CoM heterodisulfide reductase iron-sulfur subunit B family protein — translation MKYAYYNSCSLRATGKEYSHSLRRVFDLLGLELQEPKNWVCCGSTLAHNASVLLADTLPLKNLAEIQNMGLNEVIVPCTACYNRFKVAQAEDKSDLRLKHEIENIIGHKFEQPVAVTHPLEMLSNDENLAKLKSLVKRDLSHLKVVSYYGCLLVRPHKETGFRDNPEYPVTMDNILGAVGIKTLDWSHKVECCGGSLSITRPDAVLKLTSRILDDARAVGAAAISVPCTFCQLNLDLRQDDLKALGKTYDLPIFYFTELIALALGVPEKELMLDKHFVEGEKLLVKA, via the coding sequence TTGAAATACGCCTATTACAACAGTTGCTCACTTAGGGCCACCGGCAAAGAATACTCTCATTCGCTGCGCCGGGTTTTCGATCTTCTCGGTCTTGAGCTCCAGGAACCTAAGAACTGGGTCTGCTGCGGCTCGACCCTAGCCCACAACGCCTCGGTACTGTTGGCAGATACACTACCCCTTAAAAACCTGGCCGAGATACAGAATATGGGCTTGAATGAAGTAATTGTGCCTTGTACTGCCTGTTACAATCGTTTCAAGGTTGCCCAAGCCGAAGATAAAAGCGACCTGCGCCTGAAGCATGAGATCGAAAACATCATCGGCCATAAATTCGAGCAACCAGTTGCGGTGACGCACCCGCTGGAAATGCTATCCAACGACGAAAATCTGGCGAAACTGAAAAGCTTGGTGAAACGCGACCTATCGCACCTGAAGGTTGTTTCCTACTACGGCTGCCTGCTGGTGCGCCCCCACAAGGAAACCGGCTTCCGCGACAACCCGGAGTACCCGGTGACCATGGACAATATCCTCGGAGCCGTCGGTATCAAGACGCTAGATTGGTCGCATAAGGTGGAATGCTGCGGCGGATCGCTGTCCATCACTCGGCCCGACGCGGTGTTGAAGCTGACTTCCAGAATTCTCGACGACGCCAGGGCTGTCGGCGCCGCGGCAATCTCAGTGCCCTGTACCTTCTGTCAATTAAACCTGGACCTGCGCCAGGATGACCTGAAAGCTTTAGGTAAAACCTACGATTTACCAATATTCTATTTTACCGAACTCATCGCTTTAGCCCTCGGCGTACCGGAGAAGGAACTCATGCTGGATAAGCATTTCGTTGAAGGCGAAAAACTGCTGGTGAAGGCTTAA
- a CDS encoding FAD-dependent oxidoreductase, translating into MEKTKIGAALVVGGGVGGMQTALDLAEAGIKVYLLDEAPAIGGKMVQLDKTFPTNDCAMCTVSPRLVSIDRHLNIELLTNSKVLGYEGEAGNFRINVLKKARCVDISKCTGCNVCIEKCPTKTASEFDRGLAKRKAIYTPYAQAVPNVPIIDKDNCIYFKKGKGCKACEKFCEAGAIMLEQQDEVVEINVGAVVLAPGYDLYDATEKPQLGFGRYPDVLTSLQFERMLSASGPFAGKVMRPSSGALPKKVAFIQCVGSRETSADFCSAVCCMYATKEALILKEHHPEIDVAVFYIDIRAYGKGFEVYYERAKKAGVRYIRCQPSSLKQVPSSKDIVVRYQDEQGRLLEEYFEMVMLSCGLRPSKAGQSVSDTFGVRLNSDGFCFTEGLDPVATNIDGIYAVGAFTGPKDIPETVIQAGAAASRVLALLSEKRGELLQERTYPDERPVDGAEPRTGVFVCHCGKNIASVVSIPEVVEYARTLPHVGYVNDTLFACATDAGEKIKEAIIEHGLNRVVIAACTPRTHEGLFQDTLREAGLNPYLLEIANIRNQCSWVHMHQPAEATAKAKDIIRLAAVKVSHLRPLHPGHVSVSHDGLVIGGGLAGMTAALGLADAGYKTYLLEKGRELGGNLRRVKFGGPGEEPQAKLKELVERIRIHPNIELHLESKVTAFDGTAGNFIVDFKTDGEIRQVKAGAVIVATGAVEYMPTEYLYGQSPRVITQLDLEERVSLERIDARTVVMIQCVGSRDEKHPYCSRLCCVQAIKNAIKLKARQPKTEVFILYRDIRAYSLHEAEYTRARKLGVRFIRYEQNQPPVASQNGTDLVVSVVDPILNARLKIPTDLLVLSTGVVPDEDQELARMLKLPQSEDGFLMEAHIKLRPVDSPVEGVFLAGLAHSPKLADESIAQAGAAAAKAAAILSKEEIRLEACVSEVKDENCDGCAYCVDPCPFKAINLVEYMSGDAVKKTAETDPAKCQGCGVCMATCPKKGIMVKNFNLDELSEMVAALVSPV; encoded by the coding sequence GTGGAAAAGACCAAGATCGGGGCAGCCCTGGTCGTCGGCGGCGGCGTTGGCGGCATGCAGACGGCCCTCGATTTGGCCGAGGCCGGCATTAAGGTCTACCTGTTGGACGAGGCGCCGGCCATCGGCGGCAAGATGGTGCAGCTGGACAAGACCTTCCCCACTAACGACTGCGCTATGTGTACCGTGTCGCCCCGGTTAGTATCCATAGACCGCCATCTCAATATCGAACTACTGACCAACTCCAAAGTTCTTGGGTACGAAGGTGAAGCCGGTAATTTCCGGATCAATGTTCTGAAGAAAGCCCGATGCGTCGATATATCGAAGTGCACCGGCTGCAACGTCTGCATCGAGAAATGTCCGACCAAGACGGCCAGTGAGTTCGACCGCGGACTGGCCAAACGTAAAGCTATCTACACCCCTTATGCCCAGGCGGTTCCCAATGTCCCGATCATCGACAAGGACAACTGCATCTATTTCAAAAAGGGCAAGGGCTGCAAGGCCTGCGAGAAGTTCTGCGAGGCCGGCGCCATCATGCTGGAACAGCAGGACGAGGTGGTCGAAATCAATGTCGGCGCTGTCGTCCTGGCCCCGGGCTACGACCTGTACGATGCCACAGAAAAGCCACAACTTGGTTTTGGCCGCTACCCGGATGTCCTGACCAGCCTCCAGTTCGAGCGCATGCTTTCAGCCTCGGGGCCGTTCGCCGGTAAGGTGATGCGGCCGTCCAGTGGAGCGTTACCCAAGAAAGTGGCCTTCATCCAGTGTGTCGGTTCACGAGAGACCTCGGCCGATTTCTGCTCCGCTGTCTGCTGCATGTACGCCACCAAAGAAGCCCTCATCCTCAAGGAACACCACCCGGAGATCGACGTTGCCGTCTTCTATATTGATATCCGCGCCTATGGTAAAGGTTTCGAGGTCTATTACGAAAGAGCCAAGAAAGCCGGGGTGCGCTACATCCGCTGCCAGCCGTCGTCCCTGAAGCAAGTACCATCAAGCAAAGATATTGTCGTCCGCTACCAGGACGAGCAGGGCCGCCTGCTGGAAGAATATTTCGAGATGGTGATGCTGTCATGCGGTCTAAGGCCATCAAAGGCCGGTCAGTCAGTGTCCGATACCTTTGGCGTCAGGCTGAATAGCGACGGCTTTTGCTTTACCGAAGGCCTCGATCCGGTGGCCACCAACATCGATGGCATTTACGCCGTGGGCGCGTTCACCGGGCCTAAGGACATACCGGAGACGGTCATCCAAGCCGGCGCCGCGGCGTCCCGGGTGCTGGCGTTGCTTTCGGAGAAACGCGGAGAATTACTCCAGGAGCGGACCTATCCCGATGAAAGGCCTGTCGACGGCGCCGAGCCGCGCACCGGCGTTTTTGTGTGCCACTGCGGCAAGAACATCGCCTCGGTGGTCAGCATTCCCGAAGTAGTCGAGTACGCCAGGACGCTGCCTCACGTCGGCTATGTCAATGACACCCTCTTTGCCTGTGCCACCGACGCCGGGGAAAAGATAAAAGAAGCCATCATCGAGCACGGTTTGAACCGGGTGGTCATCGCCGCCTGCACGCCGCGGACCCATGAAGGCCTTTTCCAGGACACCCTTCGCGAGGCCGGACTTAACCCGTACCTCCTGGAGATCGCCAACATCCGCAACCAGTGCTCCTGGGTGCACATGCACCAGCCGGCAGAGGCTACCGCCAAAGCCAAGGACATCATACGCCTCGCCGCGGTCAAGGTATCTCACCTCCGGCCGCTGCACCCCGGCCACGTCTCCGTCAGCCACGACGGACTGGTCATCGGCGGCGGGCTCGCTGGCATGACGGCTGCGCTGGGGCTAGCCGACGCCGGCTACAAGACCTACCTGCTGGAAAAGGGACGGGAACTCGGCGGCAACCTGCGGCGGGTGAAGTTCGGCGGACCGGGCGAAGAACCTCAAGCAAAGCTTAAAGAGCTAGTCGAGAGGATTAGAATCCATCCCAACATCGAGCTTCACCTCGAATCGAAGGTCACCGCCTTCGACGGTACCGCCGGCAATTTTATCGTCGATTTCAAGACTGACGGCGAGATACGGCAGGTCAAGGCCGGCGCCGTCATCGTCGCTACCGGCGCCGTAGAATACATGCCGACGGAATACCTCTACGGACAGAGCCCCAGAGTCATCACCCAACTTGACCTCGAAGAACGAGTCTCGCTCGAGAGGATCGACGCCCGCACCGTAGTCATGATCCAGTGCGTCGGTTCAAGAGACGAAAAGCACCCTTACTGCAGCCGCCTGTGCTGCGTCCAAGCCATTAAAAACGCAATCAAACTTAAAGCCCGGCAGCCGAAGACCGAGGTTTTTATTCTGTATCGCGATATCCGCGCTTACAGCCTCCACGAAGCAGAATACACCCGCGCCCGTAAACTTGGGGTGCGCTTTATCCGCTACGAACAGAACCAGCCGCCGGTGGCCAGCCAGAACGGCACCGACCTGGTGGTTTCGGTTGTCGACCCGATCCTGAATGCCCGCTTGAAAATCCCCACCGACCTCCTAGTACTTTCGACCGGCGTCGTGCCGGACGAAGATCAGGAACTGGCCCGGATGTTGAAACTGCCCCAGTCAGAAGACGGGTTCCTGATGGAGGCTCATATCAAACTGCGGCCGGTGGATTCTCCGGTGGAAGGCGTATTCCTAGCTGGTCTGGCCCATAGCCCGAAACTGGCTGATGAATCCATCGCCCAGGCCGGCGCCGCCGCCGCTAAGGCCGCCGCCATCCTGTCTAAGGAAGAGATCAGGCTCGAAGCCTGCGTCTCTGAGGTAAAAGACGAGAACTGCGACGGCTGCGCCTATTGCGTCGACCCATGCCCCTTCAAAGCCATTAACCTGGTGGAGTACATGTCCGGTGACGCCGTCAAGAAAACCGCCGAGACCGATCCGGCCAAGTGCCAGGGCTGTGGAGTGTGCATGGCCACTTGCCCCAAGAAAGGTATTATGGTCAAGAATTTCAACCTGGACGAGCTATCCGAAATGGTGGCGGCGCTGGTGTCTCCTGTCTAA
- a CDS encoding hydrogenase iron-sulfur subunit, with amino-acid sequence MTESIENTTETSYQPLIICFACNWCSYAAADLAGVSRIQYPPNVRIIRVMCSGMVHPNLVIDALTKGADGVLMCGCHPGDCHYREGNLRAESRAEAIKLMLQDFGLEEERYRLEWVSASEGARFAKVVTDMVNELKTLGPSPYKM; translated from the coding sequence ATGACCGAGAGTATCGAGAACACCACTGAGACCAGCTATCAGCCGCTCATCATTTGCTTCGCCTGCAACTGGTGCTCCTACGCCGCAGCCGACCTGGCCGGGGTATCTCGCATTCAGTACCCGCCCAACGTGCGCATCATCCGGGTGATGTGCTCCGGCATGGTCCACCCCAACCTGGTCATCGATGCCCTGACCAAAGGCGCCGATGGCGTGTTAATGTGCGGATGCCACCCCGGGGACTGCCATTACCGCGAAGGCAACCTTCGGGCGGAGTCCCGGGCTGAAGCCATCAAACTGATGCTTCAGGACTTTGGGCTGGAAGAAGAGCGTTACCGGCTGGAGTGGGTCTCAGCCTCGGAGGGCGCACGGTTTGCCAAAGTGGTGACCGATATGGTCAACGAACTCAAGACCCTGGGCCCGAGCCCGTACAAGATGTAA
- a CDS encoding methyl viologen-reducing hydrogenase, producing MVRVAEEWFAVCGGCEVSILDIGEPLLDLLPSLEFVHMPVLMDHKLFGQTGEKKHMEIPEADVGIVTGSIRNQENKELAEEMRRKCKIIISLGSCANFGGIPALGNMYNNAEIFDMAYRKTASTEAGDNPSQGLPALTDRVYSVNEVIKVDVSIPGCPPTPEWIAGALTSLLQGKSFSLPEKSVCDDCPTVREKKAKVAIRRPLQPAEFTPGRYDNMRCMNEQGILCLGPATRTGCGGSEKTPRCIKAYMPCRGCYGPIRAGANPMVDMMGALSSVGLDPKQIEDRMATFNRFIGAGRLRPMPAR from the coding sequence ATGGTACGTGTAGCGGAAGAATGGTTCGCCGTCTGCGGCGGCTGCGAGGTGTCCATCCTGGACATCGGCGAGCCGCTTCTTGACCTCTTGCCCAGTCTTGAATTTGTCCATATGCCGGTGCTGATGGATCACAAACTCTTCGGCCAGACCGGTGAAAAGAAACACATGGAAATCCCCGAGGCTGATGTCGGCATCGTCACCGGCAGCATCCGCAACCAGGAGAATAAGGAACTGGCTGAAGAGATGCGCCGCAAGTGCAAAATAATCATCTCCCTGGGCTCCTGCGCCAACTTCGGCGGTATCCCGGCGCTGGGCAATATGTACAACAATGCTGAAATCTTCGATATGGCCTACCGCAAGACGGCCAGCACCGAAGCCGGCGACAACCCGTCCCAGGGCCTGCCGGCCCTGACCGACCGCGTATATTCGGTCAACGAGGTTATCAAGGTGGATGTCTCCATCCCAGGCTGCCCGCCTACTCCGGAATGGATCGCCGGCGCCCTGACCTCACTCCTCCAGGGGAAGAGTTTCTCCCTGCCTGAAAAAAGCGTCTGCGATGATTGCCCGACTGTTCGCGAGAAAAAAGCCAAAGTGGCCATACGCCGCCCGCTACAGCCCGCTGAATTCACACCCGGCCGCTATGACAACATGCGCTGTATGAATGAGCAAGGCATCCTGTGCCTTGGTCCGGCGACCCGCACCGGTTGCGGCGGTTCAGAGAAGACGCCTCGCTGCATCAAGGCCTATATGCCCTGCCGTGGTTGCTACGGCCCCATCAGGGCTGGCGCCAATCCTATGGTGGACATGATGGGCGCCCTTTCGTCGGTCGGTTTGGACCCCAAACAGATCGAAGACCGCATGGCCACTTTCAACCGCTTCATAGGCGCCGGGCGTTTGCGCCCCATGCCGGCCCGCTAA
- a CDS encoding Ni/Fe hydrogenase subunit alpha — protein MKEIVIQPVSRIEGGAKITIQLDDAGNVADSRVSVLELRGFERFCIGRPVEEMPRITTRICGVCPWSHHLAAAKACDAVFGVTPPPAGRKLRELCNSIAYMEEHILHFYFLGGGDFVMGPGAAYEVRNVFGIAQKLPDVARNVVKVRHMCAHMLEMIAGKSIHPVAAVPGGFSKPLTEAERKELIPMAQQALELAKFSMDYAKKNIFPAYLEVVKTVGVIKTGFLGTVKADGTLDLYDGKLRMMDAEGKYEDFEAKDYLDHITEHVEPWSFVKFPYNKKWGGFSMDPDNPSGIYRVNTLARLNVADRISTPLAQAELEEFRAAFGRPVQATLLFHWARLIELLYNAEKALELLNDPEITSTNTRVAVTPRAARGVGCTEAPRGTLIHDYTTDEKGLLTAVNLIVATCQNNAPINMSVKQAAKLLIKDGKYDEAILNTVEMTIRAYDPCLSCASHDLNGQLACKVDIVGPDGQLIETLSNQ, from the coding sequence ATGAAAGAAATTGTCATACAACCTGTGTCCCGTATCGAAGGCGGGGCTAAAATTACCATTCAACTTGATGACGCCGGGAATGTCGCTGATTCCCGTGTGAGCGTCCTCGAGCTTCGCGGATTCGAACGTTTCTGCATTGGTCGACCAGTGGAAGAAATGCCGCGCATTACCACCCGTATCTGCGGAGTCTGCCCATGGTCCCACCACCTGGCAGCCGCGAAAGCCTGTGACGCGGTCTTCGGCGTCACCCCACCGCCTGCCGGGCGCAAGTTGCGCGAGTTGTGCAACAGCATAGCCTATATGGAAGAACACATCCTGCACTTCTATTTCCTGGGTGGCGGCGACTTCGTCATGGGCCCCGGGGCAGCTTACGAGGTTCGAAACGTCTTCGGCATCGCCCAGAAACTGCCGGATGTCGCCCGTAACGTTGTCAAGGTGCGTCATATGTGCGCCCATATGCTGGAGATGATCGCCGGAAAGTCCATTCATCCGGTAGCAGCAGTACCGGGCGGCTTTTCCAAACCTCTGACCGAGGCGGAGCGAAAGGAACTTATACCCATGGCCCAGCAGGCGCTGGAGCTAGCTAAGTTCTCTATGGACTACGCCAAGAAAAATATCTTCCCGGCTTACCTCGAGGTAGTTAAAACAGTTGGCGTCATAAAGACCGGCTTTTTGGGTACGGTCAAGGCAGATGGCACCCTGGATCTTTACGACGGCAAGCTCAGAATGATGGACGCCGAGGGTAAGTACGAAGACTTTGAAGCCAAAGATTACCTCGATCACATCACCGAGCATGTTGAGCCGTGGTCGTTCGTAAAGTTCCCCTACAATAAAAAATGGGGCGGCTTCTCCATGGATCCGGACAATCCCTCAGGCATCTACCGCGTCAATACACTTGCCCGGCTTAACGTGGCCGACAGGATCTCCACGCCGCTCGCCCAGGCCGAGTTGGAGGAGTTCCGCGCCGCCTTCGGGCGCCCCGTCCAAGCGACCCTTCTGTTCCATTGGGCACGCCTGATAGAACTCCTTTATAACGCTGAGAAGGCTCTTGAGCTTCTAAATGACCCTGAAATCACGTCTACCAACACCCGGGTTGCCGTAACGCCGCGAGCGGCGCGTGGTGTCGGCTGCACCGAGGCGCCGCGCGGTACCCTCATACACGACTACACCACCGACGAGAAGGGTTTATTAACGGCGGTTAATCTGATCGTGGCCACCTGCCAGAATAACGCTCCGATCAACATGTCGGTCAAGCAGGCAGCCAAACTTCTCATTAAGGATGGAAAATACGATGAGGCCATTCTAAATACGGTGGAAATGACCATCCGCGCTTACGATCCCTGCCTGTCCTGCGCCAGCCACGACCTCAACGGTCAACTGGCGTGCAAGGTGGACATCGTTGGCCCAGATGGTCAACTCATCGAGACGCTGTCCAACCAGT